From one Anabas testudineus chromosome 18, fAnaTes1.2, whole genome shotgun sequence genomic stretch:
- the si:cabz01074946.1 gene encoding SLAM family member 9, with protein sequence MRLILLIPLLQVALGESLQKVSGYLGDTITLPSGADPSWTLSEIEWSIFSNSTFIATYRNGKQSIDRFDPYKGRLSLNSNTGDLMIRNLNTKDAMVYNVEVINTEYKHTINNIELTVQQLQKPPIETHTWVPRESKNRGCLVEVQCSSLDEGVQFSWHVEPLSVTTLNTSRPDGKPAFLLAFLKNTEHTVEITCTTSRNIVTSSSV encoded by the exons ATGAGACTAATACTGCTTATTCCGTTGCTCCAAG tggCATTGGGTGAATCCCTCCAGAAAGTCTCTGGATACTTGGGGGATACCATTACTTTGCCTTCAGGAGCTGACCCATCATGGACTCTCTCAGAAATTGAATGGTCAATATTTTCCAACAGCACTTTCATTGCTACTTATCGCAATGGGAAGCAAAGCATTGACCGCTTCGATCCATATAAAGGCAGACTCAGTCTCAACAGCAATACAG GTGACTTGATGATTCGTAATTTGAACACAAAGGATGCCATGGTCTACAATGTAGAAGTCATCAATACTGAGTACAAGCACACCATAAACAACATCGAGCTCACAGTGCAAC AACTCCAGAAACCACccatagagacacacacatgggTCCCGCGTGAATCTAAAAACAGAGGCTGTTTGGTAGAGGTGCAATGTTCTTCTTTGGATGAAGGTGTTCAGTTCTCTTGGCACGTTGAACCACTCAGTGTTACAACCCTCAACACGAGTCGTCCTGATGGCAAACCTGCGTTTTTGTTAGCATTTCTTAAGAACACAGAGCACACTGTTGAAATCACCTGCACCACCAGCAGAAATATTGTTACATCCTCAAGTGTT
- the LOC113157136 gene encoding vang-like protein 2 encodes MDNESTYSGYSYKSSHSRTSRKHRERRERHRTKSRDSSIRGDKSVTIHAPGEPLLDAESTRGDDRDDNWGETTTVVTGTSVDSISNEDLTRISKDLEDSLPLECRRYLSPVLGGVLGFFSLVTPLAFLALPQLLWRDTLDPCGTPCEGLYISLAFKLLILLISTWALFLRSPRATLPRFFIFRCLLLALVFLFVASYWLFYGVRVLEPRETDYRGIVGYAASLVDALLFIQYLALVLLEVRHLQPAFSLKVVRTTDGASRFYNVGHLSIQRAAVWVLDQYYSDFPVYNPSLLNLPKSILTKKMSAFKVYNLGEENNTNNSTGQSRAMIAAAARKRDNSHNEYYYEEAELERRIRKRKARLVVAVEEAFTHIRRHQDDEAIASSPKHPRELMDPREAAQAIFAPMARAMQKFLRATRQQSYHSMESIINHLQFCITHNMTPKAFLERYLTPGPTLQYQDNSRGRQWALASEEPVTASLHQGQVFSLRRMDFALVVTVTPLPFLRLGEEFIDPKSHKFVMKLQSETSV; translated from the exons ATGGACAACGAGTCGACGTACTCGGGATACTCCTACAAGTCGTCCCACTCTCGAACGTCTCGCAAACACAG agagaggagggagaggcaTCGGACAAAGAGTCGTGACAGCAGCATCCGCGGAGACAAATCAGTGACCATCCACGCTCCTGGTGAACCGCTACTGGATGCAGAGTCCACCAGAGGAGATGACAGA GATGACAACTGGGGTGAGACCACCACGGTGGTCACCGGCACCTCTGTGGACAGCATCTCCAATGAGGACCTGACACGGATCTCCAAAGACCTGGAGGATTCTTTGCCCCTGGAGTGCCGTCGTTACCTCAGCCCTGTTTTAGGTGGCGTTCTAGGGTTCTTCTCTTTGGTCACTCCTCTGGCCTTCTTAGCCCTCCCACAGCTCCTGTGGCGGGACACACTGGACCCTTGCGGGACGCCATGTGAAGGACTTTACATCTCTCTGGCCTTCAAGCTCCTGATCCTCCTCATCTCCACGTGGGCGCTGTTTCTTCGCTCGCCCAGAGCCACTCTGCCGCGCTTCTTTATCTTCCGCTGCCTGCTGCTGGCGCTGGTCTTCCTCTTCGTTGCGTCCTATTGGCTCTTCTATGGAGTGCGGGTGCTGGAGCCCAGAGAGACAGACTACCGGGGCATTGTGGGATATGCGGCGTCTCTGGTGGATGCACTGCTGTTCATTCAGTACCTGGCCCTGGTGCTGCTGGAGGTCAGGCATCTGCAGCCAGCTTTCAGTCTCAAGGTTGTGAGGACCACAGATGGAGCTAGCCGCTTCTATAACGTGGGACATCTCAG TATTCAGCGGGCAGCAGTGTGGGTTTTGGACCAGTACTACAGTGACTTCCCCGTCTATAACCCTTCTCTTCTCAACCTGCCCAAGTCCATCCTCACCAAGAAGATGTCTGCCTTCAAGGTCTACAATCTGGGGGAAG AGAACAACACTAATAACTCCACGGGCCAGTCAAGAGCCATGATCGCAGCTGCTGCTCGCAAAAGAGACAACTCCCACAATGAATACTACTATGAGGAAGCAGAATTGGAGCGGAGGATCCGCAAACGCAAGGCCAG ACTGGTGGTGGCAGTAGAAGAAGCATTTACCCACATACGGCGTCACCAGGACGATGAAGCTATCGCATCCTCTCCCAAACACCCGCGGGAGCTGATGGACCCCAGGGAGGCAGCTCAAGCCATCTTTGCCCCCATGGCGCGGGCCATGCAGAAGTTCCTCCGCGCCACCAGGCAGCAGTCGTACCACAGCATGGAGAGCATCATCAACCACCTGCAGTTCTGCATCACTCACAACATGACCCCCAAG GCTTTCCTCGAGCGTTACCTCACCCCAGGTCCAACCCTTCAGTACCAGGACAACAGCAGGGGACGCCAGTGGGCGCTGGCGAGTGAGGAGCCAGTGACGGCGTCTCTGCACCAAGGCCAGGTCTTCTCCCTGAGGCGCATGGACTTCGCCTTGGTTGTCACAGTGACGCCCCTCCCCTTCCTGCGCCTGGGCGAAGAGTTCATCGACCCCAAAAGTCATAAGTTTGTCATGAAGCTGCAGTCTGAGACGTCTGTGTAG
- the LOC113157777 gene encoding CD48 antigen-like: MILIRKILLIPLLQVALGESLQEVFGYLGENITLPSGADPSWNLSKVQWSIFSNNTLIATYHNEKANIDRIDQYQGRLSLNTSSGDLAIHNLNAKDAMVYNVDVINTEKKSTKNKIELTVKQHLQKPTIETHTWVPRESPKSGCLVKVQCSSLDEGVQFSWYIEPLSVTTLNTSLPDGKSALLLAFLNNTEHTVKVTCNTSRNIDTASSVVTSKCEDEKTTNQRWSETRNRYCAVIVIGAFMGNVLLISIIHVFGEWECTYNLNFGPFHGF; encoded by the exons ATGATACTGATAAGAAAAATCCTTCTTATTCCATTACTCCAAG TGGCATTGGGTGAATCCCTCCAGGAGGTCTTTGGCTACTTGGGGGAAAACATTACTTTGCCTTCAGGAGCTGACCCATCATGGAATCTCTCCAAAGTTCAATGGTCAATATTCTCCAACAACACCTTAATTGCTACCTATCACAATGAGAAAGCAAACATTGATCGCATCGATCAATATCAAGGCAGACTTTCTCTCAACACCTCTTCAG GTGATTTGGCGATTCATAATTTAAACGCAAAGGATGCCATGGTCTACAATGTAGATGTCATTAACACTGAGAAAAAGTCCACCAAAAACAAGATTGAGCTCACAGTGAAAC AACATCTCCAGAAACCAAccatagagacacacacatgggTCCCACGTGAATCTCCAAAAAGTGGTTGTTTGGTGAAGGTGCAATGTTCTTCTTTGGATGAAGGTGTTCAGTTCTCTTGGTACATTGAACCACTCAGTGTTACAACCCTCAACACGAGTCTTCCTGATGGCAAATCTGCGCTTTTGTTAGCATTTCTTAACAACACAGAGCACACTGTTAAAGTCACCTGCAACACCAGCAGAAATATTGATACAGCCTCAAGTGTTGTTACATCAAAATGTGAAG ATGAAAAGACTACCAACCAACGATGGTCTGAGACAAGAAACAGATATTGTGCTGTCATTGTCATAGGCGCTTTCATGGGAAATGTACTTCTGATTTCTATAATACATGTTTTTGGAG aGTGGGAATGCACCTACAATTTGAATTTCGGACCCTTCCATGGTTTCTAA